The genomic DNA AGGTTCAGGTGTGCAACCTggtgattcaatattttgtattaatagattatccttcatttaaaattataaaacattgactATGTTCTTGTGCTGTAcattgcatcttctttatcctatGTATTGTAGTTTTGACTTCTAATTTCCTATCCTTATATTGCCCCCCATCCATCTTTTATTTAGAATAATCTTAATGAAGTTTgcatatggctgctgctgctgctgctgtggctaagtcgcttcagtcatgtctgactctgtgcgaccccatagacagcagcccatcaggctgccccgtccctgggattctccaggcaagaacactggagtgggttgccatctccttctccaatgcatgaaagtgaaaagtgaaagggaagtcgctcagtcgtgtccgattctttgtgaccccatggactgcagcctaccaggctcctccgtccatgggattttccaggcaagagtactggagtgggttgccattgccttctccattgcatatgGCTAGAAAGTACTTATTGGGTAGACCttaaatttttaaactgaaatttcaGTCTTCATGTTTATAAGCCATCTATTTCAAATTTCAGTGCTTTAACTCCCCATTTCAAAAATGTGGGGAATAGTTTTCTTATTATTCCTTCTCATAATTCTTCTCCTGTATTACTTGATTTTGTAAACTCATTTTTACATTGTCAAGATTGCATTACAGTTATTTCTTACTCAGTCTCCCCTAAGCTATCATTTAATCTGGATAATCTTTAGAATTAGAAATTACTGTATTTgatagaaatatttgttttaacaCAAAATATGTTAGAATGAGTACCAATTCCACTGATTAGTGTTGAGGAACTAGCATAAATCTCTCTAGCTCAGTTACAGGATGGCCTGGGTAGAAAATTGTATATACTGACAAATGAAACCTTCATATTTTGAGGTGCTGTTATTTTATTAGCTCTATTAAGAAGgaaaaattctatttttggtatcaaaattttcttccatttcagtgctgtttaatttaagaaatttaatcTACCctcactattattttttttaacttttagttgAATTGAAAATGATGGTATTAGAGATgaagatataataaatattttattcagacAAAAAAATCACCCTAAATAGTTAAGATGTTACCATATTCATTTTTCACCATTTAATGTGAAGTAAATGGTGGTAaagtctgcctgtcaatgcaggagactcaggagaggtgggtttgatccctgggttgggaagattccctggagggggcaatggcaacccactcttacctggaaaatcccatggatagaggaacccagtgggctgtggtccatagggtcgcagaatgtcagacatgactgaatgactgagcacacatggttATAGCAACATTTCATAATATTGGCAACTTAATATTTATAGAAACCCTTCCAAGTGAAATCACATTATAGAAACAGGAATCCAGGACTGTCCTTCAACTTTGTTCAAGCCATTGTTCCTAAAGGGCAACGACCCTCTGAATTGTTGCCTCCCTTTCATTGATACTTTGCAAAGTTGAAAATGCTACTGAATATTTCTTCAGAAttccttcttattttatttactttctggtAAATTTAACTTTTCCATAGAAAATTTCCCTGAAATTTTCAACTTTCATGTAAGCATCACTTCAAAGCAGGTATAGGATATTCGTTTATTTAGCTGTTGCTATTTTCTCAACATATATTTTATGGTCCCTGTCTTTATGCATATTCAAGAACACCCAGATGAAACACTTTGTTTAAATTACGTGGATTATTCATAGTATTTTTTGTAAGAGAgcaattttcaaattattaaattttctaaTTGTTAACTTTTTTCTGGTAACCTTGAACTCATGTCCAGATCAACAGACAGAAAGTAGTGATAGAAGATGCTCACATAGAGACTACAGAGATGATTATAGGATAATTTGTTAagccagaaggaagaaaaggcttAAAAATTATGAACTAATAACCTTATAATAAAGATAATTTGGAAACACCACTCAGCCAATTAATCCACATTAGTATCACCTATATTGAGATTAATTAGCATCATCTGTATGTGTATTCATTAAAGGTTTTAAGATTAGGGACATTTCTTTTCTAACAAAAATTTGAACTTAAAATAATGGCAATCAATGGAAAAATCATAATTGAGagacatacaaaacaaaaactcatacTCTTCAAAAATATCACTGGCAAGGCCAGAAAGAGTAACTATTTCAGATTAGAGGAGACAAAATATTTTGTGTGATATTGGATTTGAATCTTAGACCAGAGAGGCTGAAGTCTGTACCTAGAATATGGAATCATTGATGTTGTATCTCCTGACTTTGgtaaagataatgaaaataaattagtgAATAACCTTATTCTGGGAATAATAAACAGCCTAGGGATGTGTTGGCATTATAGTTTCATTTATGTGGTccacagaaaatcaacaaaatatatacagagtaaaagaaatgataaaacagacattaaaaatgataaaaagtatATACTATATTTGCTTATATGTTctgatattttctgaaaatttgaattatttcacaataaaaaataaataaaagaaaggaagcactgaaataaaaaaaatctcagagcTACAGCATCAAGCACACAGGCATCCTCCAAATTCACTTCCCATAAGTAACTCTGATTTTCCTTGCTGTCCAGCTCTGACCTTCTCATCACACTTCAGTCCCTTAGAGACTGCCTTTGGGAATGGAGGGCAACCAATCATGGATCGCAGAATTCATCCTGCTGGGCTTCCAGCTCAGTGAAGACATGGAATTGCTCCTCTTCATTATCTTCATCCTGCTATATACCTTCAACCTGCTGGCAAATGGGATGATCTTGGGACTCATCTCGCTTGAACCCAGactgcacacccccatgtactacTTCCTGTCTCATCTGGCCATCACTGATGTAGCCTATGCTTCCAGCCATTTGCCCAATATGTTGGAAAACTTAGTGAAACACAAGAAAACCATCTCCTATTTCTCATGCACCATGCAGATGGTTTCCTATTTGGCCTTTGCTTCTGTAGAGTGCCTGACTTTGGTGGTGATGTCCTATGACCGGTTTGTGGCTATCTGCCACCCCCTGCAGTACACGGTCATCATGAACTGGAGGGTGTGCACGTTCCTGGCCATCGCTTGCTGGGCGTGTGGATTTTCCCTGGCCATAGTCCAACTAAGTCTGTTTCTACGGCTGCCTTTCTGTGGGCCCCAGAAGGTAAACCACTTCTTCTGTGAAATCCGATCTGTCCTCAAAGTGACCTGTGGAGAAACCTGGATCAATGACATTTTCCTCCTTGCAGATGGTGTCTTTGTCTTAATTGCTCCCATTTCCCTGGTGCTGGTCTCCTA from Bos mutus isolate GX-2022 chromosome 4, NWIPB_WYAK_1.1, whole genome shotgun sequence includes the following:
- the LOC102284678 gene encoding olfactory receptor 2A2, translating into MEGNQSWIAEFILLGFQLSEDMELLLFIIFILLYTFNLLANGMILGLISLEPRLHTPMYYFLSHLAITDVAYASSHLPNMLENLVKHKKTISYFSCTMQMVSYLAFASVECLTLVVMSYDRFVAICHPLQYTVIMNWRVCTFLAIACWACGFSLAIVQLSLFLRLPFCGPQKVNHFFCEIRSVLKVTCGETWINDIFLLADGVFVLIAPISLVLVSYVRILWAILKIQSKEGRKKAFSTCSSHLCVVGFYFGIVLMVYMIPDDNNREEPQKILFLFYTFFNPLLNPLVYSLRNAQVKAAFHRLLQKRRTV